One Corynebacterium uterequi DNA segment encodes these proteins:
- a CDS encoding ATP-dependent DNA helicase, protein MTPRLDSQPPLATATPRVRLVGTEVSVSDGSTPVRDWPADLPLTGRWKVTGQSGSGVSSFLIDTVANRLAAGASPDGVLVVATSKESAAGLRSGIHEQLLSRAGGASFVAEAPLVRSVHSLAFSLLRQVSDEPIRLITGAEQDAIIRELLDIHAEHKQAVWPADVRPALRFLGFARQLRDLLLRAAERGQSPEDLEELGRRHARPLWTSAGTFLREYEQVMALSGTHRYSASELLSRVLEEELPRDWHTVVVDDAQNLDPHSAALIERIAPLGDDGLVVYGGNSEHAVFRFRGADAEVFENIPGTLIDLGPSRRDPARRVVRATSVSAENATVADAVRRAHLEQRVAWRDIAVIVRSTAQIEAVRRTLLAAKVPVHVNPTDIVLSEQHLVRTILLGLKAVTTGLTDSELLDVLLGPVGGADPVTLRRLIRGLRRFAPAARGMDTLTSLVDSTDALPDFGSTLTERELAILNRMRRVLDATRAAVDAGGSIEEVLWALWNATELATRLQTAALRGGATGSQADRDLDAVMALFDVAGDFVERHPGGATIEAFVRHVREQELPTGVRDRRVAGPDAVRLLTAHGSLGREFDTVVVAGVQEETWPSLGETGSLFGQEELLDLLDSDIEPGTPVSHTEARLQEERRLFRVATTRARRFLLVTCVQNVESNTPLEASRFIEEFAAACELEIEEIGEPPAGATAATEAASATDHDDAPGAAVPGLLGPRILAPSSLIAELRRCVCDPQARDDARRQAARQLARLAAAGVPGAHPDSWASTTTASTEVPLRDLSRPARLSPSKLEKLLQCPLSAVLGSVEDEDHSRLAADRGTLAHAYFEAVANGVDQELARGLTCEAFAEILDEPQWRLASLKEDFAQLLGAIDAWLGAGGGRLELVGTEVPVNVMVTDGVEIAGRIDRLDRDGDGAVRIVDLKTAASLPTKDAVQENLQLAAYQLALSRGVLRQGRVVAAAEGGEPIRRAGAQLLFPAQPDAKGQPGRREQSALEPEFLAHFAAELPAAVAALTGPELVAREGAHCQYCRISAICPVKLEGRVIINA, encoded by the coding sequence GTGACTCCACGATTAGATAGCCAACCACCCCTCGCAACCGCCACCCCGCGGGTCCGCCTCGTGGGGACCGAGGTTTCGGTATCTGACGGCTCCACGCCCGTCCGTGACTGGCCAGCGGACCTGCCGCTGACGGGGCGGTGGAAGGTTACCGGCCAGTCCGGCTCCGGCGTGAGCAGCTTCTTGATCGACACGGTGGCCAACCGGCTTGCCGCTGGGGCATCGCCGGACGGGGTGCTCGTCGTCGCCACCTCTAAAGAATCTGCGGCGGGACTGCGTTCCGGCATCCACGAGCAGCTCCTCAGCCGGGCCGGCGGCGCCTCCTTCGTCGCCGAGGCGCCCTTAGTCCGCTCGGTGCACTCGCTGGCCTTTTCGCTGCTGCGGCAGGTCAGTGACGAACCGATCCGGCTTATCACCGGCGCGGAGCAGGACGCCATTATCCGCGAGCTGTTGGATATCCATGCCGAACACAAACAGGCTGTCTGGCCGGCGGATGTTCGCCCGGCGCTGCGTTTCCTCGGATTCGCGCGCCAGCTTCGGGACCTGCTGCTTCGGGCCGCCGAGCGCGGCCAATCCCCGGAGGACTTAGAAGAGCTCGGACGGCGCCACGCCCGGCCGCTGTGGACCAGTGCCGGCACTTTTCTCAGGGAATACGAGCAAGTCATGGCGCTCAGTGGGACCCATCGCTACTCGGCCTCGGAGCTGCTGTCCCGGGTCTTGGAGGAGGAATTGCCGCGCGATTGGCATACCGTGGTCGTGGATGATGCCCAGAACTTAGACCCGCACTCCGCGGCACTTATCGAGCGCATCGCCCCGTTGGGCGACGACGGTCTCGTCGTCTACGGAGGCAACAGCGAGCACGCCGTGTTCCGTTTCCGCGGCGCGGATGCCGAGGTCTTCGAGAACATTCCCGGCACGCTCATCGACCTGGGTCCGTCGCGGCGCGACCCCGCGCGCCGGGTTGTGCGGGCCACCTCGGTGAGCGCAGAAAACGCCACGGTGGCGGACGCTGTGCGGCGTGCGCACCTTGAGCAGCGGGTCGCGTGGCGGGACATCGCCGTGATTGTGCGCTCCACCGCCCAGATTGAGGCAGTCCGGCGTACCCTCCTGGCCGCGAAAGTGCCCGTCCACGTTAACCCCACGGACATCGTCTTGTCCGAGCAGCACCTTGTACGGACCATCCTGCTGGGGCTAAAAGCGGTGACTACCGGGCTGACCGATTCCGAGCTGTTGGACGTGCTACTCGGGCCGGTGGGTGGGGCGGACCCGGTGACTCTGCGCCGCCTTATTCGCGGTCTGCGCCGCTTCGCTCCGGCCGCCCGCGGCATGGACACCCTCACCTCCCTGGTGGATAGCACTGACGCGCTGCCGGACTTTGGGAGCACCCTCACCGAGCGTGAGCTGGCGATCCTTAACCGCATGCGCCGGGTGCTCGACGCTACCCGCGCCGCCGTCGACGCTGGCGGCAGCATTGAGGAGGTGCTGTGGGCACTGTGGAACGCCACGGAGCTGGCTACCCGGCTCCAGACCGCGGCTCTACGCGGTGGCGCCACCGGATCCCAGGCGGACCGAGACCTCGACGCGGTGATGGCGCTCTTCGACGTCGCCGGTGACTTCGTGGAACGCCACCCCGGCGGCGCCACCATCGAGGCCTTTGTGCGCCACGTTCGCGAGCAGGAACTGCCCACGGGGGTGCGCGACCGGCGGGTAGCTGGCCCCGATGCCGTCCGGCTGCTGACCGCCCACGGGTCGCTGGGTCGGGAGTTTGACACGGTGGTGGTCGCCGGCGTGCAGGAGGAGACCTGGCCCAGCCTCGGGGAAACAGGTTCCCTCTTCGGCCAGGAGGAGCTGCTCGATCTCCTGGACTCGGACATTGAGCCAGGAACCCCGGTGTCCCACACCGAGGCCCGGCTGCAGGAGGAGCGGCGGCTCTTTCGGGTCGCGACTACCCGGGCGCGCCGGTTTTTGCTCGTGACCTGCGTGCAGAATGTGGAGTCCAACACCCCGCTCGAGGCGTCGCGTTTCATTGAGGAGTTCGCCGCCGCGTGCGAACTTGAGATCGAGGAAATCGGGGAGCCCCCGGCCGGCGCGACGGCCGCCACGGAGGCCGCGAGCGCGACCGACCATGACGACGCTCCGGGCGCCGCTGTGCCGGGGCTGCTCGGCCCGCGGATCCTTGCCCCCAGCTCGCTTATCGCCGAGCTGCGCCGCTGCGTGTGCGACCCACAGGCCCGCGACGACGCCCGCCGGCAAGCGGCCCGGCAGCTCGCTCGACTGGCGGCTGCCGGTGTGCCCGGCGCCCACCCCGACTCCTGGGCAAGCACGACCACCGCGTCGACCGAAGTCCCGCTGCGCGACCTTTCCCGGCCTGCGCGCCTGTCCCCGTCGAAGCTGGAGAAGCTCCTTCAGTGCCCGCTATCCGCGGTGCTGGGCAGCGTGGAGGACGAGGACCACTCGCGGCTGGCCGCAGACCGCGGCACCCTGGCCCACGCTTACTTCGAGGCAGTCGCGAACGGCGTGGACCAGGAACTGGCACGGGGGCTGACCTGCGAGGCCTTCGCAGAGATTCTTGACGAGCCACAGTGGCGGCTCGCGTCGCTCAAGGAAGACTTCGCACAGCTGCTCGGCGCAATCGATGCCTGGCTCGGCGCTGGCGGCGGACGGCTTGAGCTGGTGGGCACCGAGGTTCCGGTGAACGTCATGGTCACCGATGGGGTGGAGATCGCCGGCAGAATTGACCGCCTCGATCGAGACGGCGACGGTGCGGTGCGCATCGTCGACCTGAAAACCGCAGCGTCCCTCCCGACGAAGGACGCGGTGCAGGAGAACCTACAGCTCGCCGCCTATCAACTCGCGCTGAGCCGGGGTGTGCTGCGCCAGGGCCGCGTCGTAGCCGCGGCTGAGGGCGGCGAACCGATCCGGCGTGCCGGTGCCCAACTCCTCTTCCCGGCGCAGCCCGACGCCAAAGGACAACCGGGCCGGCGGGAACAGAGCGCGCTGGAGCCGGAGTTCCTCGCGCACTTTGCCGCCGAGCTTCCCGCGGCGGTAGCGGCTCTGACGGGCCCCGAGCTCGTCGCCCGCGAGGGTGCGCACTGCCAATACTGCCGCATCAGCGCCATCTGCCCCGTCAAGCTCGAAGGACGCGTGATCATCAATGCCTAG